A single genomic interval of Stieleria maiorica harbors:
- a CDS encoding SlyX family protein — protein sequence MNDETERIKHLEMQLAHLQRQYDVLNDVVTEQSMLLDRVNKRISKWEQEVDRIKNVTDSESHPLDEKPPHY from the coding sequence ATGAACGACGAAACCGAACGAATCAAGCATCTGGAGATGCAACTGGCCCATTTGCAACGTCAATACGACGTGCTGAACGACGTCGTGACGGAACAGTCGATGCTCTTGGACCGAGTCAACAAACGCATCTCCAAGTGGGAACAAGAGGTCGACCGGATCAAGAACGTGACCGATTCGGAATCTCATCCGTTGGACGAGAAACCGCCGCATTATTGA
- a CDS encoding pyridoxal-phosphate-dependent aminotransferase family protein — MGPGPSTVPARILQAISAPTLGHLDPQYIGYMDETCEMIRQVYRTKNALTFPVSGTGMAGMETILVNLLEPGDEAIVMINGVFGGRMKDNMERCGASVHAVEIPWGKSFTPDQFAEAVAAHPKAKMLGVVHAETSTGALQDLSGVGDLLHDAGMLFAVDAVTSLGGHDVRVDEWGIDAIYSGTQKCLSCPPGLSPVSFSDRAIETMEARSSKSRSWYLDVSMLKNYYTGGGGRAYHHTAPINMIYALREALAIVLEEGLDARIARHREMHGLLREGLEGLGLSYIPDHSLCTLNCVAVPDGIDEAAIRRRLLDEYDIEIGGGLGVFAGKAWRIGLMGESASKRNVTTLLAALKDCLPAG; from the coding sequence ATGGGGCCAGGCCCCAGCACGGTGCCGGCGCGGATTTTACAAGCGATTTCCGCTCCCACGCTCGGGCACCTCGACCCCCAGTACATCGGGTACATGGACGAGACCTGCGAGATGATTCGCCAAGTCTACCGTACCAAAAACGCGCTCACCTTTCCCGTCTCCGGGACCGGAATGGCCGGAATGGAAACGATCCTGGTCAACCTGCTCGAACCCGGCGACGAAGCGATCGTGATGATCAACGGCGTCTTCGGCGGCCGCATGAAAGACAACATGGAACGTTGCGGCGCGAGCGTCCACGCCGTCGAGATTCCCTGGGGAAAATCGTTCACGCCGGATCAATTCGCCGAAGCCGTCGCCGCACACCCCAAGGCAAAGATGCTGGGCGTGGTCCATGCCGAAACCTCCACCGGCGCCTTGCAAGATCTCAGCGGGGTCGGCGATCTGTTGCACGACGCCGGAATGCTGTTTGCCGTCGACGCTGTCACCTCGCTCGGCGGTCATGACGTCCGCGTCGACGAGTGGGGGATCGACGCAATTTATTCCGGAACCCAGAAGTGCCTTTCCTGTCCACCGGGACTGTCTCCGGTCTCCTTTTCCGACCGGGCCATCGAAACGATGGAAGCACGATCCAGCAAGTCGCGTTCCTGGTACTTGGACGTCTCGATGCTGAAGAACTATTACACCGGCGGTGGCGGCCGGGCGTATCACCATACCGCGCCGATCAACATGATCTACGCGCTCCGCGAAGCCCTGGCGATCGTGCTCGAAGAGGGCTTGGACGCCAGGATCGCACGCCACCGGGAAATGCACGGTTTGCTTCGCGAGGGCCTGGAGGGGCTGGGCCTCAGCTACATTCCTGATCACTCACTTTGCACGTTGAATTGCGTTGCGGTCCCCGACGGCATCGATGAAGCAGCCATCCGCCGGCGTTTGCTCGACGAGTACGACATCGAAATCGGAGGCGGCTTGGGCGTGTTTGCCGGAAAAGCGTGGCGGATCGGGTTGATGGGCGAATCGGCATCCAAGAGAAACGTCACCACCCTGCTCGCCGCACTCAAAGATTGCCTCCCGGCGGGATAA